The genomic window CCTTCGCGTCCGCGAGCGTCAGGCCCACCTTGAAGGTGTGGGCCTCCGCATCGGCCTGGTCGGAGGCGATGGAATAGGCCGCGAGCTTCTTGCCGGCCTTCCACTGGAAGTCGACGAAGTCGATTGCGGGCTTGTCTCCCGTCAGCGAGGAGGCCGGCCGGCCCGCCTTCCAGGCCTCGAGGCCGGCCTCGAGCGACTTGCGGGCCTGGTCGGCGGACGACAACGGGGCGCTCGGGCTCCCGCAACCGGACAGGGCGATCGTGATCATCAGGGCGGGGAGCGAGAACCTCGGGCGCATGCGTCGACCTCGGGCTGGGACCGGTGGGGAGGGTGGCACGGCGGGTCGGCGCCTCAGAACGAATCCGCGGAGACGACCTCGCCGCCGTTCCGCGAGCCGATGGCCCGCCAGGTGGTGAGCGAGACCGAGTCCTTGACGAACCGGACCGAGCCGTCCCCCATCATCGTGTTGACGCCGCCGGGGTGGAGGCTCGAGGGCGGGACCTGCATCGGCATGTTGGCCATCGTCCCGGCGAAGCCGACGCCCGCGCAGGTCTTGCCGTTGGGGGTGCCGACGTGGTTGTAGGAGGTGCAGCACATCTCGCCCATCACCCAGCTCATCCCCTGCCGGCGCGTCAGCCGCGTGGTGGTCTGGGGGCTGAGCGCCTCGCAGTTGGCGTGGGTCGCCTCGAAGCCGGTCGGGCTGGGCGTGATCGTCCCGGACATGATGAGCGAGTCGGACCGGGCGTTGCCGTCGTTGGTGTCCCTGCCGCGGATCTTCTCACTGAAGAAGGCCGTGTTGCTGAGGCCGTCGGTGATGCCGGCGAACTTGACGGAGCTCAGGTAGTAGAAGATGCCGGAGGGCTTCGCGCCCGGGTCGGGCACGTCGGTCGGGAGCGCCTCGCCCATGTCGCAGGCCCAGGTGTTCAGGTTCCCGAGGTAGTTGTTGCCGCCGGGCCACTGCGAGAGCAGGGCGTCGCCGGCGTCCGAGGGGCAGAGGAACGTCGCCACCTGCGCCAGCGAGGCCGTCTGGTTCTCCCGGTTCGGGTTCTGATACGGGGGCATGAAGGGGACGTCGCCGGCCATCCCGGGCGTCTCCGGGGGCAGGTTGAAGTTGATCGCGTTGAACAGGTTCCCCTGCTCGATGTACATCAGGAGCTGGCTGTGCACCGACCACCGCGCGTAGGCCGCGGCGCTCGGGAGCACGCTCACATAGTTCTTCCCCTTGCCGAAGGGGAGGACCTGGAACGCGGTCACGTAGTTGTGGACCGCGATGCCGACCTGCTTCAGGTTGTTGGTGCACTGCGACCGGCGTGCGGCCTCCCGGGCCGACTGCACGGCGGGGAGCAGGAGGGCGATGAGCACGGCGATGATGGCGATGACGACCAGCAATTCGATCAGCGTGAAGCCGCGGCGAGGACGGTCCATGCGGGGGGCCTCCCTTGAGGATCGGGGGGAAAATGGAGAAAATTGCATGTGAATTCGGGTCGCCGGGGCCCGGCGGCCGCGATCCCGACGGTGCGGTGGCGAGGGGCCCGCGACGGGCCGCCCCTCCTCGCGAAGGGGCGGGCCCCGGCGAGCGGAGGTCGGCACGTTCGCCGCGCGGAGCGGGCACGCGCGGGCCCGCCCATCGTGCGAGATCCGATCGATCAGGCCGGACGTTCCGGGGGCGGATCGACCGCGGCGGCGCGGCCGATGGAATGGAGGGGAGATGCCGGCCCCGTCGGCCAGGATGGGCCTTCGGGCCGGATGCGGGCCGCGGCCGAATGGCAGATGTCGATGCGGTGCGGGGCCTTCCACGTCGGGGCGGGCGGGGGCTGGTCCGTGGGGGCGTTGCAATTCGGGCCGCTGCAGCGCGGCGGCGGCGTTCCGGGCGACGGGTCGATGTCGATGAGGTCGAGCGGGCTCGCCGAGGCGAGCGACCCGAACGGCGCGGGCCGGGAGTTCGACGGCGCGACATGGCCGCCGCAGCCGGCGCGGGCCGGACTGGGGCCCGCCGAGGCGGCGAGGAGGACCAGGAGTGGGAGGAGGGCCCGGATTCGCCGATCGCGACGCCGGGCCGCCGGGGGATTCATCCTGCGAGCCGTCTCGATTATCATCGACCCGGGCGTCGCGACGTTCCCGATGGGGGTCCGCCGGGGATCGCGAACAGATGGAGATGCACCCAATCTACCCGTTCACGCCCGATCGGTACAAGCCTCGATTCCCGGGGCCGCGGGCCGGGGGCCGTCCGCCGGGGCCCGTGATGACATGAATCCGAATCGAAGGGGCGTGTGGCCGTGGCGTCCGGTGATCTGCGGCCTCCTGGCGGCGGCGCTGGCCGGTTGCCACGCCCGGTCCGCCGCGCCGGCCAACCTCGTGCCGGATTCGGCCCGGGCCAGGTGGGCCGTGGGACGCGCCATGGAGCTCTGGAAGGCGGGCCGGCCGACGGGCGTGATCGAGCCCACGGAGCCGCGCATCCAGGTCGTGGACTCGAACCGGAAGGCCGGGCAGGTGCTGGAGGACTACCGGATCCTGGCGGAGACCTCCTCATTGCGCGAGCGGACGCTGAGCGTCCGGGTCCGATTGAGGGGCCCCGACGAGGAGGCCGTCGTCCGGTACCTGGTGATGGGGGCCGACCCGATCCTGGTCTTCCGCCAGGAGGACTACGACCTGATGATGCACTGGGAGCACAAGATGGATCCCGAGGCCGAGGACGCGGCGCCGGGGCCCGAACCGCCGGCGGCCCCTCGGCGGGCCGATGAGGATCTGCCACGCAGGCCCTCCGGAGCCCCCGGGTGACGAGAGGCTTGACCCTTGAGCGGGGCACCGACCCCGGCCCGTTGAGATCCATGGTCCCAGCCCGGAACGAGGACCCATCTCCCTCTCCCGCTCGGCGGGAGAGGGGCGGGGTGAGGGCGGAGCGGGCCTCGGATCACCCGTCGCGAGGCGTACCCAGGATTGATGAACTGCCGAGTTACCTGGGCCGGAGGACCCTCACCCTAGCCCTCTCCCGCCGAGCGGGAGAGGGGACAGAAATGCGCGGCCCGATTGGTGAGTCATGACAAGCCTTGGAGGGGGGATCCACACCCGGCCCTCCACGTTGCGACGAGGGGATTGGGGGGCGGAGCCATGCCGCGGGGGCCAGGCGACGGATACTGGGATGCCCGGAAGCCCTTGCCTCGTGATCGGAGGGACCAGTGACGACGGAGACACCGGCCGGGATCGACGCGGCCCCGCCGCCGCCCCAGGGGGCTTCGCATGCCCCCGCCTCGCGCGCAATCCGCGCGGCCGCCTGGTCGGCCCGGGCGGCCTGGGTCCGGGCCCGGTTCCTCGTCGCGCTGGCGGCGGCGTTCCTCGTGGTCGGCCGTTGGGACGTGCTGCGGACGTACTGGGACCGGTGGACCGCGCCGGCCGCGCGCGAGGCGGCCATGGGGGCGGTCTCCGCCGACACGGAGTACTTCTGCCCGATGGAGCCGGGCGTCGTCTCCGACTGGCCGGCGAAGTGCCCGATCTGCCACATGGCGCTCGTCCGCCGCAAGAAGGGGGACATGGGCCCGCTCCCCGACGGCGTGATCGCCCGCGTGCAGCTCTCGCCCGAGCGCATCCTCCTGGCCGGCGTCCGCACGGCCCCCCTGCGGTACGAGCCGCTGGCGCGGACGATCCGCCTGGTCGGGCCGCTGGCCGCGGGCGATGCCTCGCGACGGCTGACGGCGGAGACGAGCGTCGAGGAGGCCTCGTGGCTGCGGCCCGGGCTGGAGGCCGACGTCCTGCCCGACCCGCCGGACGGCCTGCCCGCGAGGAAGGGCAAGGTCGCCGCGATCGAGGGCGGCACGCGCGTGACGATCGATCTCCCCGACTGGACGGGGCCGATCCCGCGCCTGGCCGCGGCGACCGTCCGGATCCCGATGGCCGACCGCGAGCCGTTCCGCTCGATGCCCCGCGGCGAGCCGCCGATCCGGCCGGGCGACCCGAGGGCCGTCTACACCTGCGCCGAGCATCCGGCCTCGACGGCGACCCAGGCCGGCCGCTGCCCCCAGGACGGGAAGGCGCTGATGCGGAGCCCGCTGGCCGCCAACCAGAAGGTCGCCTGGTGGTGCCCGATGCACCCGTCGGTGTGTGCTGACGTGCCGGGGCGGAAATGCGACGAGTGCGGCGGGATGACGCTCGTCCCGCGGGTCGTCTCGTACTGCCCGGCGGGGAAGGTGCTGGCCGTGCCGGAGTCGGCCGTGATCGACACCGGAGCCCGCCGCGTCGTCTACGTCGAGGGCATGCCCGGGATGTTCGACGGCGTGGAGGTCCGCCTCGGCCCCCGCTGCGGCACGTCGTATCCGGTCGTGGACGGGCTCGAGGAGGGCATGCGGGTCGCGGAGGCCGGCGCCTTCCTGGTGGACGCCGAGACGAGGCTCAACCCGGGCCTGGCCGCCGCGTACCTCGGCGCCCGCCGGGGCGATCCGGCGGCCGCCCCCGCCGCGACGGCGACGGCCCCGCCCGGCGACGCGGAGGCGCCCGCGGATCACCTCGACCTGGACGAGCTCTCCCCGGCCGATCGCGCGGTCGCGATCGCGCAGAAGACCTGCCCGGTCACGAAGAAGCCGCTCGGCTCGATGGGGACGCCCGTGCGGGTCGAGGTGAAGGGCCGGGCGGTCTTCGTCTGCTGCTCGGGTTGCACGGGGGCGCTCCAGGCGAATCCCGACAGGTATCTGCCCCCTCCGCCGGCCGCTCACCCCGCGCACCACCCATGACCGACCGCCTCATCGCGTTCTCGATCCGGCGGCGGTGGACGGTCCTCCTCGCGGGCCTGCTGCTCGCCGTCGCCGGGGCCTTCGCCGTCCGGTCCACGCCGGTCGACGCGATCCCGGACCTGTCCGAGGACGGCGTGATCGTCTTCGCCGACTGGCCGGGCCACGCCCCTCGCGAGGTCGAGGACCAGGTGACCTACCCGCTGACCCGCGAGCTGCAAGGGCTGCGGGGCGTGAGATCGGTGCGGTCCTCGAGCGACTTCGGCTCGTCCACGATCCACGTCATCCTCGACGGGACGGCGACCATCGCCGAGGGCCGCCGCGGCGTGGGCGAGCGGCTCGTCCGGGCGGGCGCGTCGCTGCCGGCGGGCGTCGTCCCCCGGCTGGGGCCGGACTCGCCCGCCACGGGGCAGATCTACTGGTACAGCGTCGAGGGCAGGGGGTACGACCTCGGCCGCCTGCGGGCGATCCAGGACTGGTACGTCAGGCCGCAGCTCGCGTCGGTGCCGGGCGTGGCGGAGGTCGCGAGCGTCGGCGGCTACCCGATCGAGTACGCGGTCTCGGTGGACCCGCTCCGGCTGCGGGCGATGGGGATCACGCTCCGCGACGCGGAGGAGGCGGTGGCCCGCTCCAACGCGTCGGTCGGCGGGCACGCGATCCAGAAGGGGAACGCGGAGTACCTCGTCAGCGGCAACGGCTGGCTGGGCGGCGGGGCGGCGGACTCGGCCCCGGCGGTCGTCCGCGACCTGGAGGCGGTCGTCCTGCCCGCGCCCGGCGGCAAGGCCGTGAGGCTGGGCGAGGTCGCCGACGTCGCCGTCGCCCCCGGCCCCCGGCGCGGGATCCTGGAGAAGGACGGGACGGAGGTCGCCGGCGGGGTCATCCTGATGGCATCCGGCGAGAACCCGCTGGAGGTCACCCGGCGCATCAAGGACCGGATCCACGAGCTGGAGCCGGGCCTCCCGCCGGGCGTCGTCATCCTGCCCTTCTACGACCGGACGCCGCTCATCGAGGGGGCGATCGACTCGGTCCGCGGCACCATCGTCGAGGCGATGCTCACCGCGACGGCCTGCGTCGTCGTGGTGCTGCTCCACCTGCGGACCTCGTTCGTGATCGCGCTCACGCTGCCGCTGGCGGTCCTCGGCTCGTTCCTGGTCATGGCGATCCTCCGGACGCTCGGCCTGCTGGACGTGCAGGCGAACATCATGAGCCTGGCCGGCATCGCGATCTCGATCGGCGTGCTCGTCGACTCGTCGGTCGTGATGGCGGAGAACGTGATGCACCGCCTCCGCGACCGGTTCGGCGACGAGCCGGCCCGGGGCGACCTGCGGGCGGTCGTCCTGCCCGCCTGCCGCGAGGTCGGCCGGCCGATCTTCTTCTCCGTGCTCATCATGATCCTCTCGTTCCTGCCGGTCTTCTCCCTGGGCGGGATCGAGGGCAAGATGTTCCGGCCGCTGGCGATCACCAAGACGCTGGCCCTGGCCACGGTGGCCTTGCTGTCGGTGACGCTCGTCCCGGCGCTCTGCACGGTCTTCATCCGGGGCCGGATCCGCGGCGAGATGTCCAGCCCGCTCGTCCGGGGCGTGGTCGAGGTCTACCGGCCGGTGCTCGCCTACCTGCTGGATTCGCCGGGGGCGCTCGCCTGGGTCATCGGGATGACGTTCGTCGTCGGCCTGGCTCCGATCGGCAGCCGGCCGCTCCTGCTGGCGTGCCTGGGCGCGGCGATCGTCGTCGTCGGCCTCGTCGTGAAGGGCCGCGTCGCCAGGGCCGCGGCGCTGCTCTCCCTGACGGCCGCGGCGCTGGCGGCGGAGTCGGGCATGACGCCGATCGCCCGCGAGTTCCTCGTGCCGCTGGACGAGGGGATGATCATGGACATGCCGATCACCGTGCCGCGGGCGTCGGTCGCGGAGTCGGCCGACGACCTCAAGGCCCGCGACATGATCCTCTGCCGGTTCCCCGAGGTGGACATGGTCGTCGGCAAGGCCGGCCGCGCCGAGACCCCGACCGACCCGGCGCCGATGGACATGATCGAGACCATGGTGAACTTCCGGCCCCGCGAGCTCTGGCCGCGGCGGTCGCTCGACCCTCGCGACGCCTCGCGGATGGCGCGGCGGGTCCTGGATCGCCTCGTCGCCGACGGGTTGGTCCAGCCCCCGGCGGATCGCGAGGGCGCCGCGGAGGAGGCCCTCGCCGACATCCTGACGCGGCTCGACGTCCAGTTGCGCGAGTTCGCTTACCTGCGGAACGTGGAGTTCCAGCGGGACCAGGCCTCGAATCTCGGGCCCCCGTCGCACGACGGCCTCACGCCGGGGCAGCTCGCCCTCTGGCGGGCGCACGTCCGCGGGCTGGACGCGGACCTCGTCGACCGCGCCGCGGAGGTCTTCACCAGGCTGGCCGTCGAGGAGCTGCTGTCGCGCCTCGGATCGACCGATCCCGACATCGATGCGTCCCTCGCGAAGCTCCGCGAGCACCGCGCCAGGCCCCCGGCGGTCGTCGCGCACCACCACGCGGGGGGCTCGCACGCGATGAGCCGCCCGCTGGAGGCGCCCGACCTGCCGACGATCCCGCAGCTCGAGCCGATCCAGGGCGAGCTGTCGGCCGAATTCCGCCGCGGCCTGGTCCTCTGGCGGAAGGGGCCGTCGGACCTGATGGGATTCCGGGGCGAGCTCGACCGCGCCGTGCAGGTGCCCGGCTGGTCGAACATCTGGACGATGCCGATCCAGAACCGCGTGGACATGCTGGCCACCGGCGTGAACACGACGATCGGCGTCCGCGTGCTCGGCCGCAGCCTGGACGACGTGGTCGCCACCTCGGAGGCGATCGCGGCCGTGCTCAAGTCCGTGCCGGGCGCCGCGGACGTGGTGGCCGACCCGATCCGCGGCAAGGGCTACCTGGAGATCCGCCCCGACCGCGAGAAGGCCGCCAACCTCGGCGTGAGCGTCGGCGACATGAACGACGCGATCGAGGTCGCCCTGGGCGGGCGCGTCGTCACGTCGACCGTGGAGGGCCGCGAGCGGCACCCCGTCCGCGTCCGCTACGCCCGGGACTTCCGCGAGGACGAGGCCTCGGCCCGCAAGATCCTCGTCCCCGCCGTGAATCGTAGGCCGGACGGCTCGCCGCGGTTCGTCCCGCTGGAGGAGGTCGCCGACATCCGGATCGGCGAGGGCCCGGCGACGATCAAGGGCGAGGACGGCCTCTTGCGCAATTATGTCCGGCTCAATGTCCGCGGCCGTGGCGTCGTGGATTTCGTCGAGGAGGCCCGCCGGATCGTGGCCGAGAAGGTCCCCTTGCCGACGGGCGTGGCCGTGGACTGGACCGGCCAGTTCGAGCACGAGGTCCGGGCCCGCAGGACGCTGTCGATCCTGATGCCGACGGTCCTGCTGATCATCCTGGGCATCCTCTACTGGACCTACCACGACCTGGCCGACGCCGCGCTCATGGTCCTGGCGGTCCCCGGGGCGATCGCCGGCGGGGTCTTCTTCCAGTGGCTGCTCGGGTTCCCGTTCTCGGTGACGGTCTGGATCGGCTACCTGGCCTGCTTCGGCATGGCGACCTCGACGGGCATCATCATGCTCGTCTACCTGCGGGACGCAGTCGAATCACGCGGGGGCCTCGCGTCGATGACCGAGGACGACCTGCGGCGGGCGACGCTCGACGGCGCGGTGCATCGCCTCCGGCCGAAGCTCCTGACCGAAGGGACGACGATCCTGGGCCTCGCCCCGATCCTCTGGGCCGACGGGCCCGGCGCCGACGTGATCCGCCCGATGGCCGCGCCGGTCCTCGGCGGCCTGCTCATCGCCGACGAGGTCATCGACCTGCTGCTGCCGGTGCTGT from Aquisphaera giovannonii includes these protein-coding regions:
- a CDS encoding DUF1559 family PulG-like putative transporter, which gives rise to MDRPRRGFTLIELLVVIAIIAVLIALLLPAVQSAREAARRSQCTNNLKQVGIAVHNYVTAFQVLPFGKGKNYVSVLPSAAAYARWSVHSQLLMYIEQGNLFNAINFNLPPETPGMAGDVPFMPPYQNPNRENQTASLAQVATFLCPSDAGDALLSQWPGGNNYLGNLNTWACDMGEALPTDVPDPGAKPSGIFYYLSSVKFAGITDGLSNTAFFSEKIRGRDTNDGNARSDSLIMSGTITPSPTGFEATHANCEALSPQTTTRLTRRQGMSWVMGEMCCTSYNHVGTPNGKTCAGVGFAGTMANMPMQVPPSSLHPGGVNTMMGDGSVRFVKDSVSLTTWRAIGSRNGGEVVSADSF
- a CDS encoding heavy metal-binding domain-containing protein; this translates as MTTETPAGIDAAPPPPQGASHAPASRAIRAAAWSARAAWVRARFLVALAAAFLVVGRWDVLRTYWDRWTAPAAREAAMGAVSADTEYFCPMEPGVVSDWPAKCPICHMALVRRKKGDMGPLPDGVIARVQLSPERILLAGVRTAPLRYEPLARTIRLVGPLAAGDASRRLTAETSVEEASWLRPGLEADVLPDPPDGLPARKGKVAAIEGGTRVTIDLPDWTGPIPRLAAATVRIPMADREPFRSMPRGEPPIRPGDPRAVYTCAEHPASTATQAGRCPQDGKALMRSPLAANQKVAWWCPMHPSVCADVPGRKCDECGGMTLVPRVVSYCPAGKVLAVPESAVIDTGARRVVYVEGMPGMFDGVEVRLGPRCGTSYPVVDGLEEGMRVAEAGAFLVDAETRLNPGLAAAYLGARRGDPAAAPAATATAPPGDAEAPADHLDLDELSPADRAVAIAQKTCPVTKKPLGSMGTPVRVEVKGRAVFVCCSGCTGALQANPDRYLPPPPAAHPAHHP
- a CDS encoding efflux RND transporter permease subunit; the protein is MTDRLIAFSIRRRWTVLLAGLLLAVAGAFAVRSTPVDAIPDLSEDGVIVFADWPGHAPREVEDQVTYPLTRELQGLRGVRSVRSSSDFGSSTIHVILDGTATIAEGRRGVGERLVRAGASLPAGVVPRLGPDSPATGQIYWYSVEGRGYDLGRLRAIQDWYVRPQLASVPGVAEVASVGGYPIEYAVSVDPLRLRAMGITLRDAEEAVARSNASVGGHAIQKGNAEYLVSGNGWLGGGAADSAPAVVRDLEAVVLPAPGGKAVRLGEVADVAVAPGPRRGILEKDGTEVAGGVILMASGENPLEVTRRIKDRIHELEPGLPPGVVILPFYDRTPLIEGAIDSVRGTIVEAMLTATACVVVVLLHLRTSFVIALTLPLAVLGSFLVMAILRTLGLLDVQANIMSLAGIAISIGVLVDSSVVMAENVMHRLRDRFGDEPARGDLRAVVLPACREVGRPIFFSVLIMILSFLPVFSLGGIEGKMFRPLAITKTLALATVALLSVTLVPALCTVFIRGRIRGEMSSPLVRGVVEVYRPVLAYLLDSPGALAWVIGMTFVVGLAPIGSRPLLLACLGAAIVVVGLVVKGRVARAAALLSLTAAALAAESGMTPIAREFLVPLDEGMIMDMPITVPRASVAESADDLKARDMILCRFPEVDMVVGKAGRAETPTDPAPMDMIETMVNFRPRELWPRRSLDPRDASRMARRVLDRLVADGLVQPPADREGAAEEALADILTRLDVQLREFAYLRNVEFQRDQASNLGPPSHDGLTPGQLALWRAHVRGLDADLVDRAAEVFTRLAVEELLSRLGSTDPDIDASLAKLREHRARPPAVVAHHHAGGSHAMSRPLEAPDLPTIPQLEPIQGELSAEFRRGLVLWRKGPSDLMGFRGELDRAVQVPGWSNIWTMPIQNRVDMLATGVNTTIGVRVLGRSLDDVVATSEAIAAVLKSVPGAADVVADPIRGKGYLEIRPDREKAANLGVSVGDMNDAIEVALGGRVVTSTVEGRERHPVRVRYARDFREDEASARKILVPAVNRRPDGSPRFVPLEEVADIRIGEGPATIKGEDGLLRNYVRLNVRGRGVVDFVEEARRIVAEKVPLPTGVAVDWTGQFEHEVRARRTLSILMPTVLLIILGILYWTYHDLADAALMVLAVPGAIAGGVFFQWLLGFPFSVTVWIGYLACFGMATSTGIIMLVYLRDAVESRGGLASMTEDDLRRATLDGAVHRLRPKLLTEGTTILGLAPILWADGPGADVIRPMAAPVLGGLLIADEVIDLLLPVLFYHVRRRRLARLREGRPGITLSTAPLQANPDGLARV